The genomic interval ATATggacagtttggaggaggtataaatgGTCAAGAAatccattctttgactcatcttggggttggaacttcatccctctccttggagaagggttctccctTAGGGGGAAACACTATAGCTTTCATTTCCATCAATCTTGACAATCCATCCACCTCTAAAGTAAGGAAGCATCCCAAAGACACTAGCAATCTGCTTCTTCTCCTCTCTTAGATTTGGGATtgtaagtatattttattttatgtctttgggttgttcttcctttttttttatggAGTAATCTCTGAAgtctaggatgtagggagtaattATGATGTGATATTAATGTATGAACTCTGTATATGTCAAGTTTCTTATTCTACGATGTGTTCATTAATTGTTCTAcatgtgttgtgccttgtatatGTTTGATGAAATATGTAAGTGGTGAATGCATATGGATGTGAAGGTTTGGTCACCACGTAAAGGAGATGTTTTGGATTGTATGACCGGGTGACTTTAGTGACAAAGGGTACCCTTTTAACCGGACTTTCTAGAGTCATCACCTTGAAATGTGGGTCAAATCTTTACAAGGGATTATCTAATTAGAGCTTAATGAATTTTCACCAAGTTAGTGTTAGGAAGTGacttatataatctaaaaattgTATGATCGGAGGGCCCCTAATGAtaaagggtatccctttaattgGACTCTCTATGTTACCTCTTATACTTAGTAACATTGAAGTATAAATAGTGTAAGCAATCTGGTGTAACCGTGACAGGGTGGTATCGATAATTTAGTTAGAATCTTTACAAGATCATAAACATAGAGGGTAAAGAGATGAACAATATATAGGGGCATTAATTAGCATCATAGTGAAACTAAAAGCCTAGAATCATCCCCCAAAACCATTTTTACTCTCTCTCTCAACCATTCCCTCTCTCTTGCTCAatctttctctctctttctcaactctctctttctctctctcaatCTTTTGCACACAAGCATTCAATCAACATTCGATCGTCTAAATAACTTACTTTGTAAAATCTcgagtgcttaatcaacaatccttgtggatcgatatttttattacttaacgACTTTCTGTACACTTGAGGATTTATACGAACAAGCATATTCATGGAAAATTTCTTAAGGTCTAAAGAATATTGGACGGTGGTGATTTCTGGAGTAGCATAACCGATAGAAGGTATTGCGTTAATAGATGCACAATCGAAGGATCTTAAAGTAAAGAATTATATTTTCCAAGATATTGATCGTTCAATCATGGAAACTATTCTCTATAAGGATACTGCCAAAGATATATGAGATCCCATGAAAAAGAAGTATCAATGTACGACAAGGGCTAAGAAGCAACAACTTCAACCACTTCGTTCAAAGTTTGAAATGCTTCGAATGAAATTAGGAGAATTAGTTAtagattatttttcaagaatataaTGGAAATCATTAACAAAATATGGATCCTTAGCGACAAGACAGAGGATGTTCTCATTgtcaaaaaaaattctatccatgacacaaaaatttaattttgctgTCTACTCTATTGAAGATGCCAATGATGTTAATCTACTTTTAATTGATGAATTATAAAGTTCATTATTAGTTCATGAGTAGAAAATCAATCAATATGAAAAAAAGGAGCAAGCATTGAAGGCTTTATCAAAAAATTACTCTACAAATGGTAGAAGTGATAGAGGATGAGAAAGAGGCAAAGGTTGAGGCAGAGTAAGTAGAAATCACAATGATCGTGGGAACCCATTGCAAAATCAATATCAAGAGAGTTATTTTCGAAGAAGAGATAGAGGACGTGGAGATCATTATTCAACAATTAATAGAACAAAGTCATTAGACAAGTCCAATTTTGAATGTTATAAATGCCATAGGTATGACCATTATTGATCAAAATGTTATACTAATTTGAATAAATAAAATGGAGATTAAACTagctttataaaagaagaagaagaagaagaagaagaagtgtcaCTTCTAATAGTATGTCAAGAGAAGgagaaaactaaacaaaatatGTGATATTTAGATATAGGCTATAGAAATCACATGTGTGGAGAGAAGAAGCAATCACATGTGTGGAGAGAAGAAGACATTCTTTGACTTGGATGAATGCTTTCATAGTTTTTTCAAATTTCGTGATAACTCTACAATTTTAATTATGGGAAAAGGAAAGGTGACAATCCAAGCGAAAGAGAATTCTACCCATACTATTTCTAATGTTCTTTTTGTGCaagatttataaattaatttgctTAGTGTGGGTCAATTACAAGAAAAATGGAATGAGTTTGTCAGATTCAAAATGCAAAGTTGGGttttaattgctcaagttaacATGAAAGTAAATCACATGTTTTGCTTTATCTCCACACTACCTATTATTCATGGTTTTCAACAATATTAGATAATTGCCTGTTTCGCTTTACCTCCACACTATCTCTTATTCATGTTTTTCAGCAATATTAGATAATGAGACATGGTTATGACACTATTGCTATAGGTATTTAAATTTTGTCATATTGAAAATACTACAATAGAAAAATATGGTGACTAGTCTTCCTCAAATTACAACGTCTTTTCAAGTTTGTGAAGAATGCGTTATTAACAAATAATACCGTAATCAATTCTCACAAGAAAAAAATTAGAGAGCAAAGGCGGCACTGGGGATTGTCCATTCAAATATTTACAGGTCAATATCACCACATTCTAATGGAGGTAAAAGATATAtaattactttcattgatgattttagttacaaaatatgaatttaatttttgtaaGAAAAAATCTGAAGCATTTGCAACTTTTACAAGTTATAAAGTACTTGTTAAAAAAGAAATTGCCAACTCAATTAAGGTTCTGTGTGCGAATCATGGTGGAGAATAGAACTCACATGAATTTGTAAATTTATATGGATCATAGGATTAAGAGACAACTTACAACAGTTATACACCCCAAAAAAATGATATCTACGAGAGGAAGAACTATACTATTATGAATATGATACGAAGCCTTCTAACAACAAGTagtatttccaaaaattttttgCTAGAAGCAGTTAATTGGAGCATCCATATATTGAATAGAAGTCTcatattatcttttcaaaatctgaCACCAAAGGAAGCTTAGAGTTGGAAGAAAACCTACCATTgatcatttttaaattttgggGTGTGTTACCTATGCTCATATTTTAGATGAAAGAAGCTAAACAACAGaggtgaaaattttatttttcttagtaTAAGTAATACATAAAAAGCTTATAGATTATATAATCACTACAATAAGAAAATCATTATCAATCATGATGTTATATTTGATGAAAAAGCCACTTGGCCATAGAATCCAAATAACCTTAAAGAAAatattcttttagattttgatgATGATGAGAAAGTGCAACACTCATGGAGGATGAGCAACATGAGGAGTCATTCAAAATATTCCAATAGTAGATCAAAGTTTAGTTGAAGCCGAATCTCAAAGACCATAACGTGTTCGAAGAAGACCAGCATGGATGCATGATTATGAGGTGACTAGAATTGATCAAGGTGATGATCCACTTACACATTTTGCTTTGTTGTTAGATTGTGACCTTACTATCTTTGAAGTGGCTGTCAAAGAATCAAAATGGATAAAGTCTATGAATGATGAAATtatagaaattgaaaaataaaataatatatggaAGTTATGTAATCTTCCTAAACGGCAAAAAACAATTGGTGTAAAGTGGATTTATAAGACAATGATGCTAAATGAAAATGGTGAAATTGACAAATACAAGACATGCTTGGTAGTAAAGGGTCATAAGCAAGAATTTGGTGTTGATTATAAAGAAGTTTTTACTCCGGTGCCAAGACATGATACAATCAGATTAGTGATAGCAATGACAACCCAAAAGTCATGATCTATCTTTCGATAGGATGTAAAATCAGTATTCCTCCATGGAGATTTGAAGAAGAGGTATTTATTGATCAACCTCCTAGTTATATGAAATTTGGTAATGAGCATAAAGTTTatagattaaaaaaaactttatataGATTAAAATAAACCCCATGGGCTTGGTATAATCATATATAAACTTATTttttgaaggaaaattttcaaaaaatgtcCTTATGAATATACTCTTTTCACTAAGATTGAAGGTGGAGGAAAAATATTAATAGTTTTCTTATACATAGATGACTTAATATATACTGAAAATAGATCCATGATGATGGAATTTGAGATGTATGATCTTGGTATGATGCATTATTTCCTTGGTATTTAAGTGACACAATCTTCTATTGGATTTTTTATTTCTCAAAGAAAGTATGTGCAAGAAATCCTAGATAGGTTTCAGATGAAAGATTGCAATCCTATAAACACTCCATCTAAGTTTGGAGTAAAGCTACACAAAGATATTGGAGGAAAGAAGGTTAATGTTACACTTTATAAATAGATTGTGGGGAGTTTAATGTACTTGATAGTAACAATACCTAATATAATACATGTTGTAAGTATGATTAGCAGGCAGGTTCATGGATTATGCTACTGAAATGCATCTTTTGGTTGCAAAGAGAATTTTTCGATACTTATAAGGTACTTAAGAGTTTAGGTTGTTCTACAAAAAGGAAGAAAAGGTGGATCTGTTTGGTTTTACATATAGTGATTATGCAGGATATTTAGATTGTCAAAAAATTACATTTGAGTTTGTTTTTTATATTAGGGACATAAGCTATTTCATTGTCATCTAAGAAACAATCTATTGTTACATTATCATCCACTAAAGATGAGTTTGTTTTGCAACATCTTGTGCTTGTCAAGTTATTTGGCTAAAAAAATCATTACTAAATTATATTGAAATATTTATTGTGACAATAGTTCAACAATAAAGCTTTCTAAAAATCTAGTTTACATGATTGAAGTAAACACATAGATGTGAGGTATTATTTTTTGAGGAATCTCACAAATGATGAAGTTATCAATCTTGTTTACGACAAAAGCAAGGACCAAATTGTTGATATACTAATAAAACATCTCAAATTTCCTACATTTCAAAAGCTCACTACTGGTGTTTTCATATAAAGTTTTAAAGTTTGAATTCTTATTAAACTAATTGTTGTATTTGGAATATCAATTTAAGGGAGGAATTGTTGATTAAATTTAATGTAAATATTCGTGGGTTAGTGGATTAATGAGTTGACATATTTTAATTAGTAGTGAAAGTTAATGGTTATAGAAATTGTCTATGTTCATATTTGGAAGAGTGAGTATGTAGTTGAGTTAGTGGATGAGAGATTATAGAATAATGCTTGTATTGTGGAGTTAGTGACTAATGTTAAAGAGTTAGTGGTTAATATTGAGGAGTTAATGGAGTTAGTAAGTTATGTATTAACCTATAAATCGGCTATTTGTTTATCAACTAAATGTAGTGAGAAaattttagggggcgtttggtttaggggaatagtagtggggaatgagaatgggaatcattgattgtcattgttaatgtttggattataggaataggaatgcaaataagggaatgaatccttgaaattgggtaataactcattctcatgtacctctccttcaatgagtcattaccctattttcatcaatcaaaatattcccttattccaaaaatacccttgatctaaaattaaaattttctcccttaataccaaatatcaaaatatatttatttattttttctttcatatcacttctctctccttgttctctttcatcatatttttttctctcatcattttatcacacactttctctttccttaatctctcctatcatactctctttcctcttttttttctcattatactttctctctcatcatactttctctctcctcaatctcttccatcatactctcttccttctttttctctcatcatactttctctctcctcaatctctcccatcacactatcttttctctttttttcttatcacactttcgctctcatcacactttctctctcctcaatctctcttgtcacactccctcttttttttcctcaacacactttctctctcatcataatttctctctcctcaatctctcccatcacaccacTGCTCtcttttttcctcatcacactttctctctcatcatactttctctctcctcaatctctctcatcacactctctcccctcatttttctcattgtattttctctctcttcatcctctcccatcatattttctctcacatcatattttctctctcatcttctcttataatgatctctcctatcacactctcttttctcattttctgtcatcacacattctctctcttcattctttctcatcacactttctctctcatcagactttctccctcatcattctctttcatcatatttttctctcacattcatctttctctcacatctaattttttctcttattttcctttaagggtaaaaagggaaattttgatttattccgatagaaaatatgcaactaaccaaacattgcttttaagagtgatatttatgctcatactcattcccattccacaatacaataattctcattccgatttttattcttaggaaagaaccaaacgtccCCTTATTTTATACTCCTTGTTTATCTtgattcttttattatttttcctaacaacTGATAAATGCATCAAGTGTGCACAAACTTGGCAGAATAGATATAGAAGATGGTTGACTTGCTGTAATCAAGTTGTGATTTTGTTCAATGGCGCAATCACCCAATATGATGTGGACTCGTAGGCATGAATCATCAGATAATATGAAGCAAGTTCAAGGCGCTTCTTGACCAGAGGTTAACATGAGGTGGATGGAGCTTTAGGGCATGAAATAGTATTTGATTGATTACAGTTGGATTACGGAGATCGTCTAATTGATGTCTCGATGACCCCAAATAAGAAAGACTCAAAGGCATAGAGGAACATACAGCATGGAGTGAGCTCAGGGAGCACTTGATGGATCAAAGGCCCAATACAAAGTTACTTTAGGCATAGAGCATTAAGTATGACAATAAACTATGTCCCAAATTTtaaatgataaatttaaaagaaaaaataataaatgaataTCTGTAAATAAAAAGACGGTTCTTTTAAAGAATTATTGTTCGGTACATGATTTACTTTCCTTCATTTTACTAGTAGTGCATTCAAATGGGCAAGTAGAAGTCAAAAACCCGCCAACTGCACTGCATTTCGGTTTAATTTTCCTGGGCTAACCACACCCTCATATCTGTCAGCCATATCTTTCGTCTCCACGTACGCCTCATCTCTATCTGACCATGCTTCTCCTGCCACGTGGCATATCGGTGAAATGAAGCCTGCAAACATCCTACACATACTAAATCCTACCTCAGTTACAAGGTCATACAAAACAAAACCTACCCGAAAATTCTCAGTCCATACGAAGTTTTTGAATTATTGCTAAATTACAACGATAATTAATTTGATGAAGAGTTGCCTCTTGAAATTATCAGACTGGGGAGAAGGCAAACCACACACCTTGTTCACCTCTATCCTTGAGCTCGCTACCTAGGTTTCAACACGCAGGAAAGAAGAGCAGAGCAAGGAAAGAGGAGATGGCAAGCTGCACAGTTCATACCACTCCTTCCCTTCGCTCCTGCTGCATCTCAAGGCCGGGTGCCAAGGCCTACAGCTTTGGCTTCAACCAAAGGCACCATCAGTTCGTTTTCTTGAGCAGTGGAAGGAGGAGGACTGTTGTGTGCTCTTCAGGGGAAAAGACGGTGGTTATAGGGTTGGCAGCAGACTCAGGGTGTGGCAAGAGCACCTTCATGAGGAGGCTGACCAGTGTGTTTGGGGGAGCAGCAGAACCGCCCAAAGGAGGGAATCCAGACTCCAATACTTTGATCAGTGACACCACCACTGTGATATGCCTTGATGACTACCACTCCCTGGACAGGACAGGAAGGAAGGAGAAGGGGGTGACTGCATTGGACCCGAGGGCCAACAACTTCGACCTCATGTATGAGCAGGTGAAGGCTATCAAGGATGGTGTGGCCGTGGAGAAGCCCATCTACAACCATGTCACTGGACTACTCGATCCCCCCGAGCTCATCAAGCCACCCAAGATCCTGGTCATTGAAGGATTGCACCCTATGTGAGCTCCCAACATAGGTTTCCTTTATAACAAAATTGGTTGACTATTGTCTAGCAAAGTTTCTGAAAAGTTGCGAGATTGTAGTTTTCTGATAGTTGTTAGTTTCATATTTACTGTCTCTGATTATAGTGTTTCCAGAAAAGTTAGGATTTCTCATGGAAAAAATTTCTTTtcagttttcttttcctctgtaCTCAACAACAAAAATAACACAAATTTATGAGCAACACATGTGACAGTGTTAGGGATCATGTTGTGTTTAACTCAATTAAGAACCCAAGAGTCTGATTGCAACTCCATCATTGATAGGTACGATTCCCGCGTGAGGGATCTCTTGGACTTCAGCATCTACTTGGATATCAGCAACGAGGTCAAGTTTGCATGGAAAATTCAGGTCGTTCATGATGATCCAATCCAACTGCAGAAGTTGTGAACTttggcaaaagaaaaaaaagttcTCTAACCTCGTTTTATCTTTTCAATCACAGAGAGATATGGCAGAACGAGGACACAGCCTTGAAAGCATCAAAGCCAGCATTGAAGCCCGAAAACCTGATTTTGATGCTTACATCGGTACTTTGATTTAGCCAATTGGAACACTAGATTCAACAAAAGCTGCTTTAATTTTATCCcttaattgattcaatgaatggACTTTGTGTGCTTGGCAGATCCACAGAAGCAATATGCTGACGCTGTGATTGAAGTCCTACCAACGCAATTAATCCCTGATGACAATGAAGGCAAGGTGTTGCGCGTGAGGTTGATCATGAAAGAAGGGGTGAAGCACTTTGCTCCCGTCTACCTCTTTGATGAAGGCTCCACTATTTCTTGGATTCCTTGCGGCAGGAAACTCACTTGCTCCTACCCTGGCATCAAGTTCTTCTATAGCCCTGAGACTTACTTCTCCAACGAGGTATATACATATAGTAATTAAACTGACTGAACCTTTTGGATTTTCAATCCGACAGCTAAAGCTTGGATATGATACATCTTTTGCCAGGTCTCAATGTTGGAGATGGATGGGCAGTTTGATAGATTAGACGAGCTGATCTATGTGGAGAGCCATCTTAGCAACTTGTCGACTAAATTCTACGGCGAGGTAACGCAACAGATGTTGAAGCACTCGGACTTCCCCGGCAGCAACAATGGCACTGGTCTCTTCCAAACCATAGTCGGATTGAAGATCAGAGATTTGTATGAGGAAATCGTTGCTGCGAGGGCAGCAGCTTCGGTTGCAGCAGCTAAGAGGGCAATCTTGTAGAATTGTGCTTAAAGAATCATTTCTACATGGCTGTATCGGTTGAGATTTTCTTCTTTATAAGATGGAATTAAATGTCTATGACAGCAATAATCAAGTTTTATCTTAATGAAATcgattatataattattttatgtTATTAGGTTCTATCCCTTACTATATCATCGtctatgcttaaataaatttatctTATTGTATTGTTGCTAatttagtctttttttttttggccttcctcttcctcatttgatgtgcattttgtcataatttcacatcgtaTAATTAGAGTATTTATTTACCGTCTAAGTAtatgttcgtaccatcttaaacatgtgTTTCAAAATTTTTTGTAAATGGTTATAAATACGACTTTTTCTCTAATgttcttatttcttattttgtaaATCTTCGTATAAccacacatccatcttaacatcatCATCTCTgcaattttcattttcttcttatgTGATAGAGTTATAGTCCAATATTCAGCATCATATAATATAATAGGTCTAACTGTCGTTTTATAAAACTGCCCTTTAAATTTTAGAGCTACTTTAAAGTCATATAAAACATCAGATGTTCTCCTTTATTTCAactatcctgcttgtattctatatagGAGATCTCTCTCAATATTtatatcattttgtaaaaattatcctaaatacttaaaactcttaGTTCCAGATAACTTATCatctcctattttaacaattatcttattgtgtctaatattgctaaatttaaatttcatatatatcatctttactctactaagcctaaaacatttcactt from Zingiber officinale cultivar Zhangliang chromosome 6B, Zo_v1.1, whole genome shotgun sequence carries:
- the LOC121989359 gene encoding phosphoribulokinase, chloroplastic-like, giving the protein MASCTVHTTPSLRSCCISRPGAKAYSFGFNQRHHQFVFLSSGRRRTVVCSSGEKTVVIGLAADSGCGKSTFMRRLTSVFGGAAEPPKGGNPDSNTLISDTTTVICLDDYHSLDRTGRKEKGVTALDPRANNFDLMYEQVKAIKDGVAVEKPIYNHVTGLLDPPELIKPPKILVIEGLHPMYDSRVRDLLDFSIYLDISNEVKFAWKIQRDMAERGHSLESIKASIEARKPDFDAYIDPQKQYADAVIEVLPTQLIPDDNEGKVLRVRLIMKEGVKHFAPVYLFDEGSTISWIPCGRKLTCSYPGIKFFYSPETYFSNEVSMLEMDGQFDRLDELIYVESHLSNLSTKFYGEVTQQMLKHSDFPGSNNGTGLFQTIVGLKIRDLYEEIVAARAAASVAAAKRAIL